One region of Pogona vitticeps strain Pit_001003342236 chromosome 1, PviZW2.1, whole genome shotgun sequence genomic DNA includes:
- the LOC144588486 gene encoding uncharacterized protein LOC144588486 yields MFQVFSAKTPMKTWRVCTRVKRQPSPTQCNLKLNSSNHSGVQSIPPLPISSHPPVLTVLMEAPLLSVLLRPHLLHLLLSDHNHLARSSLSRRLQGNKNSTFDSLTIPVPTSHTTRLSPYLHNWTHHQRHLGSQHYHLRLPSGVYKVASSRTGQPYIIRSDPGGGNPDSHSERGYPEGAIRGCPRRFLLPILSGSKEGRGPSSHPRSEKPQQVSQGTQVQDGDLRVHHPSSQAGRLVCGPGSQRRIFPCHHTQEPQEISASTLQQHHLSVCGLTLRPFHSTQDFHQVHGSGGSIPPPSRDPGVSLHRRLADCLDVQTSGLKGHSVCSPDVTVTRSYRQSRKVQAESVSGGGLHRSEVRFSTRSDVHAPRMHPEASKSHKKVQAKGKSKSKPCTTSARPHGFHNGDPVPCSPQDAFTSNLDAVPLQSTPRQSKQAPHCHPGVGTAAAMVDFLTSPFGGASFPPCPSDNSSHYRRESTGMGHPL; encoded by the coding sequence ATGTTTCAGGTCTTTTCAGCCAAAACACCGATGAAAACCTGGAGAGTTTGCACAAGAGTAAAAAGACAGCCAAGTCCTACTCAGTGCAACCTCAAACTAAACAGTTCAAACCACAGTGGCGTTCAAAGTATACCTCCCCTTCCTATCAGCAGCCATCCACCAGTACTTACCGTTCTTATGGAGGCACCTCTTCTCAGCGTCCTCCTCAGGCCTCATCTTCTTCATCTGTTGCTTTCAGACCACAACCACCTCGCAAGAAGCAGTCTTTCAAGACGTctgcaaggaaacaaaaacagtacctttgactccctgacTATTCCAGTACCAacctcccacaccacccgcctctctccttaccttcacaactggactcATCACCAAAGacatctgggttctcaacattatcacctccggttaccgtctggagtttataaggttgcctcctctaggacaggtcaaccctacatcattcgatccgatcctggaggaggaaatcctgactctcattcagaaaggggctatccagaaggtgccatcagaggatgtcctcgacggtttttactcccgatactttctggttccaaagaaggacgggggccttcgtcccatcctcgatctgagaagcctcaacaagtttctcaaggcacgcaagttcaagatggtgaccttagagtccatcatccatcttctcaggcagggagactggtttgtggtcctggatctcaaagacgcatatttccatgtcaccatacacaggagccacaggaaatatctgcgtctactcttcaacaacaccatCTATCAGTttgtggccttacccttcggcctttccacagcacccaggactttcaccaagtgcatggctccggtggcagcataCCTCCGCCTTCAagggatccaggtgtttccctacatcggcgactggctgattgtctcgacgTCCAGACATCAGGCCTtaaaggacactcagtatgttctccagacgttACAGTCACTAGGTCTTACCGTCAATCacgaaaagtccaagctgaaTCCGTCTCAGgtggtggactacatcggagcgaggtTAGATTCAGTACACGCTCGGATGTTCATGCCCCCAGAATGCATCCAGAAGCTAGTAAGAGCCATAAAAAAGTTCAGGCCAAgggcaagagtaaaagcaagccttgcacaacatctgctaggcctcatggcttccaCAACGGCGACCctgtcccatgctcgcctcaagatgcgttcacttcaaatttggatgctgtccctcttcaatccactcctcgacagtcaAAACAAGCTCCTCACTGTCACCCCGGAGTtggcacagcagctgcaatggTGGACTTTCTGACCTCACCTTTTGGTGGGGCGTCCTTTCCGCCCTGTCCATCTGACAACTCAAGTCACTACAGACGCGAGTCCACTGGGATGGGGCACCCATTGtga
- the OIP5 gene encoding protein Mis18-beta isoform X2: MFGGKNKMAVRRQLRLLFQEPQVGGAITVERTELGTGEYPRPQQRMKTPEDARKWVPGLRGLRLEDCAVYQCRRCRAVLGDSLHLCAQEGTLRLLVCFKVTDDVVVEDNLMVCVEGDLIGCTYNMLNCRSCGTGVGFKLYCSKSLAYLRGLFCLFKDSIICYLLKTKTTVEASKVICPPVSLKDHVQQLKENLVLVHKRIELLIKKLEDLNQQTALVENPGYKPRPHGHGAGSTRKKSKQLTG; encoded by the exons ATGTTTGGCGGAAAAAACAAGATGGCGGTACGGAGGCAGCTGAGGCTTCTTTTTCAGGAGCCCCAAGTGGGTGGTGCAATTACGGTAGAGCGAACGGAACTTGGGACCGGCGAATATCCCCGGCCGCAGCAACGTATGAAGACGCCGGAGGATGCCAGGAAGTGGGTTCCGGGGCTTCGGGGACTCAGGTTGGAGGACTGCGCGGTGTACCAGTGCCGGAGGTGCCGTGCAGTACTAGGGGACTCGCTCCACCTGTGCGCTCAGGAGGGGACTCTCCGCCTTCTTGTTTGCTTCA aagTCACAGATGATGTTGTTGTGGAAGATAACTTAATGGTCTGTGTTGAAGGAGATCTCATTGGATG cacCTACAACATGTTAAACTGTCGGTCATGTGGGACAGGTGTTGGCTTCAAGCTCTACTGTTCAAAATCTCTTGCTTACCTGCGAGGCCTCTTCTGCCTTTTCAAGGACAGCATTATATG ttACTTGTTAAAAACTAAAACCACAGTTGAAGCCTCAAAGGTGATCTGCCCTCCAGTGAGCCTGAAGGACCATGTACAACAG TTGAAAGAGAACCTTGTACTAGTTCACAAGCGTATAGAATTGCTAATTAAGAAACTAGAAGACTTAAACCAGCAGACAGCCTTAGTAGAAAATCCGGGCTATAAACCAAGACCACATGGTCACGGAGCTGGATCCACAAGGAAGAAGTCAAAACAATTAACTGGTTGA
- the OIP5 gene encoding protein Mis18-beta isoform X3, which yields MFGGKNKMAVRRQLRLLFQEPQVGGAITVERTELGTGEYPRPQQRMKTPEDARKWVPGLRGLRLEDCAVYQCRRCRAVLGDSLHLCAQEGTLRLLVCFSEFLRILTARRVGRKEKKKRAKLHILLTAIVPVTYTVPEVTDDVVVEDNLMVCVEGDLIGCTYNMLNCRSCGTGVGFKLYCSKSLAYLRGLFCLFKDSIICYLLKTKTTVEASKVICPPVSLKDHVQQARPQLSVLAALVQPLH from the exons ATGTTTGGCGGAAAAAACAAGATGGCGGTACGGAGGCAGCTGAGGCTTCTTTTTCAGGAGCCCCAAGTGGGTGGTGCAATTACGGTAGAGCGAACGGAACTTGGGACCGGCGAATATCCCCGGCCGCAGCAACGTATGAAGACGCCGGAGGATGCCAGGAAGTGGGTTCCGGGGCTTCGGGGACTCAGGTTGGAGGACTGCGCGGTGTACCAGTGCCGGAGGTGCCGTGCAGTACTAGGGGACTCGCTCCACCTGTGCGCTCAGGAGGGGACTCTCCGCCTTCTTGTTTGCTTCAGTGAGTTCCTCAGAATCTTGACAGCTCGGAGGGtcgggagaaaggaaaaaaagaaaagggcaaaGCTGCACATCTTGTTAACCGCGATCGTTCCAGTTACATATACAGTACCGG aagTCACAGATGATGTTGTTGTGGAAGATAACTTAATGGTCTGTGTTGAAGGAGATCTCATTGGATG cacCTACAACATGTTAAACTGTCGGTCATGTGGGACAGGTGTTGGCTTCAAGCTCTACTGTTCAAAATCTCTTGCTTACCTGCGAGGCCTCTTCTGCCTTTTCAAGGACAGCATTATATG ttACTTGTTAAAAACTAAAACCACAGTTGAAGCCTCAAAGGTGATCTGCCCTCCAGTGAGCCTGAAGGACCATGTACAACAG gcacgtccacagctgagcgtccttgcggctttggtccaaccacttcattag
- the NUSAP1 gene encoding nucleolar and spindle-associated protein 1 codes for MEVPTSEQLETLKYSELQRLAKVLGLRANLKANKLLNVLKQHVHEPMQETRSMDTETASLSTDYEEYESSEIITELNETEGSQDAGSPKTQSSVTLRNPKEKNCTMQERVESKTPVDYLPGTELCYSGSLSRSRKRRINSTTPNFKKLHEAQFKKMQSIDDYMENKNKRIHNFNNSVNKTKVCSSGFLLSPHPQKHKLSSTCTPINLRRTPHNSRIVNKNSLSQKSAFISTGFSATKMNVRFSESTKDNEHKRSLTKTPSRKSPFLNSCNPGSQKSNKAVTRKKCTGSATKYPIAEAQTNTGVTPSKVIPGTPAPLNTKKPVFDLQASLSRPLNYQPHKGKLKPWGKSKENHQGTCSHRRSYKQPLLQSREERREKHARGRKQRKDQVLETRRGLAVI; via the exons ATGGAGGTTCCCACCTCGGAGCAGTTGGAGACGCTGAAGTACAGCGAGCTGCAGCGACTGGCCAAGGTTTTGGGGCTGAGAGCCAATCTCAAG GCAAACAAGTTGTTAAATGTGTTGAAGCAACATGTCCATGAGCCAATGCAGGAAACCAGAAGTATG GACACAGAAACAGCTTCCCTTTCTACAGATTATGAGGAGTACGAGAGTAGTGAG atTATAACAGAGCTGAATGAAACTGAAGGATCCCAGGATGCTGGATCTCCAAAAACACAGAGCTCGGTTACTCTAAGGAACCCAAAAGAGAAGAACTGTACTATGCAAGAAAGAGTTGAAA GTAAGACTCCTGTGGATTATTTACCTGGAACAGAACTTTGTTACTCAGGCAGCCTGTCAAGATCtaggaaaagaagaataaactCTACCACTCCAA ACTTTAAGAAACTTCATGAGGCTCAATTCAAGAAAATGCAATCTATTGATGATtacatggaaaataaaaataaaaggattcATAACTTCAACAATTCAGTGAACAAAACCAAG GTATGTTCCAGTGGATTTTTACTGAGTCCGCATCCTCAAAAGCATAAGCTCTCTTCTACATGTACTCCCATAAACCTGAGGCGCACACCACATAATTCTCGCATTGTGAATAAAAATAGTTTATCTCAGAAATCAGCCTTCATCTCAACTGGATTCTCTGCCACCAAAATGAATGTCAG ATTCTCTGAATCTACAAAAGATAATGAACACAAACGCTCCCTTACCAAGACGCCATCTCGAAAATCTCCATTTCTGAACAGTTGTAATCCAGGCAGCCAGAAGAGCAACAAAGCTGTAACTAGGAAGAAATGCACAGGAAGTGCAACCAAGTATCCAATAGCAGAAGCCCAGACAAACACTG GTGTTACCCCCTCCAAGGTCATCCCTGGAACTCCAGCCCCTCTAAACACCAAGAAGCCAGTGTTTGATCTGCAAGCAAGTCTATCAAGGCCCCTTAATTATCAGCCCCACAAAG GAAAACTGAAACCTTGGGGCAAATCAAAGGAGAATCACCAGGGCACATGTTCCCACAGGAGAAGCTATAAACAGCCACTTCTTCAGAGCAG AGAAGAGAGGCGGGAAAAACATGCACGggggagaaaacagagaaaagacCAGGTGCTTGAAACACGGAGAGGACTTGCTGTAATTTAA
- the OIP5 gene encoding protein Mis18-beta isoform X1, giving the protein MFGGKNKMAVRRQLRLLFQEPQVGGAITVERTELGTGEYPRPQQRMKTPEDARKWVPGLRGLRLEDCAVYQCRRCRAVLGDSLHLCAQEGTLRLLVCFSEFLRILTARRVGRKEKKKRAKLHILLTAIVPVTYTVPEVTDDVVVEDNLMVCVEGDLIGCTYNMLNCRSCGTGVGFKLYCSKSLAYLRGLFCLFKDSIICYLLKTKTTVEASKVICPPVSLKDHVQQLKENLVLVHKRIELLIKKLEDLNQQTALVENPGYKPRPHGHGAGSTRKKSKQLTG; this is encoded by the exons ATGTTTGGCGGAAAAAACAAGATGGCGGTACGGAGGCAGCTGAGGCTTCTTTTTCAGGAGCCCCAAGTGGGTGGTGCAATTACGGTAGAGCGAACGGAACTTGGGACCGGCGAATATCCCCGGCCGCAGCAACGTATGAAGACGCCGGAGGATGCCAGGAAGTGGGTTCCGGGGCTTCGGGGACTCAGGTTGGAGGACTGCGCGGTGTACCAGTGCCGGAGGTGCCGTGCAGTACTAGGGGACTCGCTCCACCTGTGCGCTCAGGAGGGGACTCTCCGCCTTCTTGTTTGCTTCAGTGAGTTCCTCAGAATCTTGACAGCTCGGAGGGtcgggagaaaggaaaaaaagaaaagggcaaaGCTGCACATCTTGTTAACCGCGATCGTTCCAGTTACATATACAGTACCGG aagTCACAGATGATGTTGTTGTGGAAGATAACTTAATGGTCTGTGTTGAAGGAGATCTCATTGGATG cacCTACAACATGTTAAACTGTCGGTCATGTGGGACAGGTGTTGGCTTCAAGCTCTACTGTTCAAAATCTCTTGCTTACCTGCGAGGCCTCTTCTGCCTTTTCAAGGACAGCATTATATG ttACTTGTTAAAAACTAAAACCACAGTTGAAGCCTCAAAGGTGATCTGCCCTCCAGTGAGCCTGAAGGACCATGTACAACAG TTGAAAGAGAACCTTGTACTAGTTCACAAGCGTATAGAATTGCTAATTAAGAAACTAGAAGACTTAAACCAGCAGACAGCCTTAGTAGAAAATCCGGGCTATAAACCAAGACCACATGGTCACGGAGCTGGATCCACAAGGAAGAAGTCAAAACAATTAACTGGTTGA